In Canis lupus dingo isolate Sandy chromosome 32, ASM325472v2, whole genome shotgun sequence, the following are encoded in one genomic region:
- the NAP1L5 gene encoding nucleosome assembly protein 1-like 5 translates to MADSENQGPAEPSQAAAEAAEEVMAEGGAQGGDSDSAAGPTAEEPQTPADNAPKPKNDFIESLPNSVKCRVLALKKLQKRCDKIEAKFDKEFQALEKKYNDIYKPLLAKIQELTGEMEGCAWTLEGEEDDDDEEEYEDEEEGEEEEEEEEEAAAEAAVEAAAAKDEGPHSAVPDDAKK, encoded by the coding sequence ATGGCTGACTCGGAAAACCAGGGGCCTGCGGAGCCGAGCcaggcggcggcggaggcggcggaggaggTAATGGCGGAAGGCGGCGCGCAGGGGGGGGACTCGGACAGCGCGGCCGGTCCGACGGCCGAGGAGCCCCAGACCCCCGCGGACAACGCGCCGAAGCCCAAAAATGACTTTATCGAGAGCCTGCCCAACTCGGTGAAGTGCCGAGTCCTGGCCCTCAAAAAGCTGCAGAAGCGCTGCGATAAGATAGAAGCCAAATTTGATAAGGAATTTcaggctctggaaaaaaagtataACGACATCTATAAGCCCCTACTTGCCAAGATCCAAGAGCTCACCGGTGAGATGGAGGGGTGTGCATGGACCTTAGAGGGGGAGGAGGACGACGACGACGAGGAAGAGTacgaggatgaggaggagggggaggaggaggaggaggaggaggaggaagctgcGGCGGAGGCTGCTGTGGAGGCGGCGGCTGCCAAAGATGAGGGTCCCCACTCTGCAGTGCCTGATGACGCCAAGAAATAA